The Mangifera indica cultivar Alphonso chromosome 19, CATAS_Mindica_2.1, whole genome shotgun sequence nucleotide sequence tataaatacatacatatttatatatgtcatcgtatgattgaataattttaaattaaaaataaaataatatttagtcatataatactatatataaatatatataccatatacGCATAATATTATTCCTTTATAAATACGGAAATGGGTTCCAACTTAAACCTATCAGCTACCAGAGTCAGAAGAAGAAATCGTTCCTCTTCCATCCATCAGAcacaggaagaagaaaataaagctCTCAACAGAATGGTAAACTAATCTATCTCCTGCCTTCTATGACAGAAGAACCAAAAGCCTCTCTATTGTCTCTATGTTTCATCATACATTTGAGTTTCTTCCATCTTATTCTACGTAAAAGTCCAGCGTCTTTTGCCTTTGGCTAACCAATTGTTGCTTGATCACTCAACAGGTAACCAGCAAAGATGAAAAGACACAACCTAAACAAGAAACCAAGCTTGGAGGAAACAGGGCGGCTCTTTTTGTTTACGGTAACTATTTAACATTATCTTATCCAACTTGACACAAGTTTTCTGGGaaactttgaaattttcccGTCCTTCTCATTTGGTTTTGTTAATGAAGAAACTGAATTTTGATTCGATGCAGCTACGGAAGCTCTTGAGAACATGGCATTTATCTCCAATGCCGTGAGCTTGGTAACTTATTTCTACGGATACATGAACTTCAGCTTAACAAAGTCTGCCAATACGCTTACCAACTTCCTGGGGACTTCATTTTTGCTGGCTCTCTTTGGAGGATTTATCACAGATACATATTTGTCAAGATTCAAGACCATTGTCCTGTTTGGATCCATTGAGTTGGTGGTAATGTTCCTCCCGATCCTCACACTTGGTTGACCTGCTAACTCAATTATTTcctaaaattcaataattgGGCAGGTAGGAAGAATACCAACGGCCAAAGCTCTGGCCTAATAACATCTTAATTAATGAGAAAAAGGGCTTTATGTACATGATGTTGCCTCCAGTTATGCACAAAAAGTTATTAATTACAGTggattttattgtttgtatgCTGCAGGGATATGCTCTTCTAGCGGTGCAAGCACATTTTGATCAATTAAGGCCAGCTCCTTGCGGGGGTGCAGCTCGGCAAATGAATCAATGTGAGACTGCTGACAGTAGCCAAAACACAATACTTTTTGCTGGTCTATATCTGGTTGCATTTGGCACCAGTGGGATTAAAGCTGCTTTGCCTGCACTTGGAGCAGACCAATTTGATGGAAAGGACCCTAAAGAGGCAGCTCAATTGTCCAGTTTTTTCAACTGGTTTTTATTTAGCCTCACTGTTGGTTCCATAATCGGTTGCACATTCCTTGTCTGGATAAGCACCAATGTTGGTTGGCAATGGAGTTTTGGTATGTGCACCGTAGCTGTCTTGTTCGCTGTTGTGTTTGTAAGCATGGGCAAGTCACTGTATCGGAATTATGTGCCTAAAGGAAGCCCCATCGTTCGCATCTTACAGGTAAGGAATTGAACAATtttctatgaataaaattatacgtataaacAATTATTACAGCCCCATTTGTTctaaatattcttgaaattaggTGTTCGTTGCTGCAATTCGAAATCGCCACCTTCCAACACCAGAAATGGCTGATGAATTACATGAGGTTCTTGACAAAGAAGCAGGACTGCAAATTGAAATTCTTCAAAGAACCGATCAATTCAGGTATTTTATCAGTTTGCTAAATAGTTTTTGGGTTTGGATCAGTAATTGAAAAACATTTCATCCATCAAATTTCTCAGGTTTTTGGACCGAGCTGCAATCCTTACAACCAGTAGATTTTCTGGTTCATCTCCATCGATTACTCCAGGACCCTGGAGACTATGCACAGTGACACAAGTAGAAGAAACAAAGATTCTACTTCGCATGCTGCCGATTATTCTCAGCACTGTTTTCATGAACACATGTTTGGCTCAACTCCTAACTTTCTCCATCCAACAGAGCACAACAATGGATCCTCATTTGTTTGGATTTAAAATGCCTGGCCCCTCCCTTCCAGTCATCCCCTTAATTTTCATGTTCATTCTAATCCCACTATACGACCGCGTGTTTGTTCCCATTGCTAGAAAGTTGACAGGAGTCCCAACTGGGATTCGACTTCTTCAGAGAATCGGAGTTGGGCTGGTACTCTCAGCCATTTCCATGGCCATTGCCGGAATCATGGAAACCCGAAGGAAATCCGTGGCTGTAAAACACAACATGGTGGACTCTATCGAGCCTCTACCAATGAGTGTGCTTTGGCTTGGATTCCAATATGCTATATTTGGAGCGGCTGATATGTTCAGTCTGGTTGGACTGCTAGAGTTTTTCTATGCAGAGAGTTCAGCTGGAATGAGGTCATTAAGCACAGCCATCTCATGGTGCTCAGTGGCATTTGGGTATTTCTTAAGCACAGTGGTGGTAGATGTGGTGAACAAAGTGAGTGGTGGGTGGCTGGCCAGTAACAACTTGAACAGAGACAAACTCAACTATTTCTATTGGCTGCTTTCAGGTTTGAGTGTGGTGAATTT carries:
- the LOC123203677 gene encoding protein NRT1/ PTR FAMILY 4.5-like, whose product is MVTSKDEKTQPKQETKLGGNRAALFVYATEALENMAFISNAVSLVTYFYGYMNFSLTKSANTLTNFLGTSFLLALFGGFITDTYLSRFKTIVLFGSIELVGYALLAVQAHFDQLRPAPCGGAARQMNQCETADSSQNTILFAGLYLVAFGTSGIKAALPALGADQFDGKDPKEAAQLSSFFNWFLFSLTVGSIIGCTFLVWISTNVGWQWSFGMCTVAVLFAVVFVSMGKSLYRNYVPKGSPIVRILQVFVAAIRNRHLPTPEMADELHEVLDKEAGLQIEILQRTDQFRFLDRAAILTTSRFSGSSPSITPGPWRLCTVTQVEETKILLRMLPIILSTVFMNTCLAQLLTFSIQQSTTMDPHLFGFKMPGPSLPVIPLIFMFILIPLYDRVFVPIARKLTGVPTGIRLLQRIGVGLVLSAISMAIAGIMETRRKSVAVKHNMVDSIEPLPMSVLWLGFQYAIFGAADMFSLVGLLEFFYAESSAGMRSLSTAISWCSVAFGYFLSTVVVDVVNKVSGGWLASNNLNRDKLNYFYWLLSGLSVVNFGVYLLCAHWYRYKKDEANQEKEISDADTKGKRKFEMEKF